One Psychromonas sp. psych-6C06 genomic window carries:
- a CDS encoding amino acid deaminase translates to MAISVSSSGLNLLNEDLSLPCAVLYHSRIQNNLNWMQKFAEKNCVKLAPHGKTSMTPALFQLQLNSGAWAITLATAPQIVSAYEHGIKRLMLANQLIGKQNMRLIHEVISDREVEFYCLVDSVANVEQLGQFFRDKNVNLNLLLEIGVASGRCGCRDKNSALQVIEAINRFKHLKLCGVEFYEGVIHGEDEVTLISDFINSTIHFTHHLIETNCFDSQQVLLTGAGSAWYDVVAKTFTEAKLNSRIIPIIRPGCYLIHDTGIYQEAQQAVVTRSQIACDLNNELGADLQSSLEVWAYVQSIPEPGHVIIGMGKRNVAFDAGLPIPELIYRPDDQQVNKVLNNWKVTDIMDQHAYLSCPVDADIAVGDMIAFSTSHPCLTFDKWRKIQLIDDSYRVKETLDTFF, encoded by the coding sequence ATGGCAATTTCAGTTAGCAGTTCTGGTTTAAACTTATTAAATGAAGATCTCAGTCTTCCCTGTGCAGTGCTTTATCACTCTCGAATCCAAAATAATCTCAACTGGATGCAAAAGTTTGCTGAGAAAAACTGCGTTAAATTAGCGCCACATGGCAAAACATCGATGACACCCGCTCTATTTCAGTTACAGTTGAATTCAGGTGCTTGGGCGATCACATTAGCCACAGCACCACAAATCGTCAGTGCTTACGAGCATGGAATTAAACGTTTAATGTTAGCCAATCAGCTTATTGGCAAACAAAATATGCGCCTTATTCATGAAGTGATCTCGGATCGTGAAGTTGAATTTTATTGCTTAGTCGATAGCGTCGCGAATGTAGAACAACTGGGTCAATTTTTTAGAGATAAAAACGTCAATCTCAACTTGTTATTAGAAATTGGGGTCGCTTCAGGTCGTTGTGGCTGTCGCGATAAAAACAGTGCACTACAGGTCATTGAAGCAATTAATCGCTTTAAACATTTAAAACTTTGTGGTGTTGAATTTTATGAAGGCGTTATTCATGGTGAAGATGAAGTGACGCTTATTAGCGATTTTATTAACAGTACCATCCATTTCACACATCATTTAATCGAAACAAATTGTTTTGATAGCCAACAGGTTTTATTAACCGGCGCTGGCAGTGCTTGGTATGATGTTGTCGCAAAAACATTTACTGAAGCAAAACTTAATTCACGCATTATTCCTATCATCCGCCCGGGATGTTACCTAATTCATGACACCGGTATCTATCAAGAGGCGCAACAAGCGGTGGTAACACGCAGTCAAATAGCCTGTGATTTAAATAACGAATTAGGTGCTGATTTACAATCTAGTTTGGAAGTGTGGGCATATGTACAATCGATACCCGAACCCGGACATGTGATTATTGGAATGGGTAAACGCAATGTCGCATTTGATGCCGGTTTACCTATACCAGAGCTTATTTATCGCCCTGACGACCAACAAGTTAATAAGGTGCTAAATAATTGGAAAGTAACTGATATTATGGATCAACACGCCTATCTTTCCTGCCCTGTTGATGCAGATATTGCCGTTGGAGATATGATTGCTTTTTCAACCTCTCATCCCTGTTTAACCTTTGATAAGTGGCGCAAAATACAGTTAATTGATGATAGTTATCGGGTAAAAGAAACGTTAGATACCTTTTTTTAA